Within Sphingobium sp. KCTC 72723, the genomic segment GCGAAGCGTGGACCATATTGCTGCCATCGGCGGCATGGGTGGAAAAGGACGGGACGCTGACTGGCATGGACCGCCTGATCAGTCGCCAGCGTCGCCTGTTCGCGTTGCCCGGCGAAGCGCGGCCCGACTGGTGGATGCTGACGCGGGTGGGGCAGGCAATGGGGTGGGCGGACGCCTTTCATTATGAACATGCCGCCGATGTCTATCGCGAACATGTGCGGCTGACCGCTTATCATAATGACGGCGCGCGGTTGCTGAACCTCAAGCGCCATGCGCCGATTTCCAACCCGGCCTATGCGGAGCTGACGCCATGGCGCTGGGGCGAAACGCCGTTCGACGAGGGGCGTTTCCCGACGGAGGACGGGCGGGCGATGCTGGTGCCGATGCGGGATCAGGACGCCGCAGCGATCCCCTGAAGATGCGCGAGCAGGGCGTCGCCATTGGCCGCCCAGGTGAAACGCAGCGCGGCTTCGCGCACCTTTTCCTGCTCCGGCGGATCGTCGAGAATGGCGCGGATGGCAGCGGCGATCGCTTCGGGTTCGCGCGCGACGATCTGTCCCGCTTCCGGGCGGTCCAGCAATTCGCGCGCGCCGCCGACATCGCTGATGACGATGGGGGTGCCGCAGGCCAGCGATTCGACCCAGGCATTGGCCAGGCCTTCGGACGCGGACGGCAGCGCCATGACGTCGGCGGCGGCAAAGATGCGCGGCAATTTATGATGGGGAACGGAACCCAGAAAACCGATGCGCCGGTCCACGCCCAGTTCCTGCGCCAGACTTTCGATATTGCGGCGATATTGCCCCTGTCCCGCCAGTAGCAGCGTGACGTCGGGCAGCAGCGGCAGCGCGCGCGCGAGCAGATCCTGCCCCTTGCGCGGGATCAGCGCGCCCACGCACAGCACCACCGGGCCGTTAAAGCTCAATGCCGCCTTGGCCGCTGCGCGATCGGTGATTTCGAACGTGTCGAGATCCACCCCGGTATAATGGACACGGATCTTGTCCGCATCCATGCCCATCTTCGCCATGGAACGGCGCATCGCGCCTGACACGGCGAGCAGCCCGGCGGCCTCGTTGCCTGCCTGCCGCACCATTGCGCGGGTGCCGCGCTGCGTCCCCCAATGATGAATGTCCGCGCCGCGCGCCTTCACCGAATAGGGGATGCCCAGCGCGCGCGACAGACGCTGCGCCACCGGACCGTCGGGGAAGAAGAAGCTGGCGTCGATCACGTCGAACGGGCGCTGCGCATGGAGTTTTTTGACGAGCGGCAGGATGGCGCGTGTCATCGTCCACACGTTCGTGCGCCCGCCAACCTTGGGGATGATCGGAAAGGTCGGGCGATGGACGGTCAGTTCGCGCCAACGTTCCTTGCGCGGCAAAGCGCGCAGTTGCGCATAATGGGGGGCAAGCGACAGCGGCCATGGCGGTATGCCGAGCGGGGCAATCACCGTCACGTCGGCTTCCGCGCGGCTGGCCAGTTCGCGCGCCTGTCGTTCCACGAACACGCCGAAATTGGGACGGCTGATGTCGGGAAAGAGGGTGGATAGCATGAGGACGTTGAGCGTCATCTTGTCTCTTTCGCGCAGAAGCCTTTGATAACTGGTTAAGGAGGTGGAAGCGATATGACTAGAGCCGTCGGACGAGCTGTTCCGCGACTGCGGCCCATGGCGGATCGGTCAGCACCAGCTGGCGCGCGCCGGACCCCAGCGGCAGCAGTTGCAGCCGGTCCCCCTCTCGCCCGATCAGTCGGCCGAACAGGAAGCGGCCCGCCGGACGGGGGAGCAGGATGTCGCGGTTGAGCGCGCTGGCGAAATCGTCGGGCGCGATGCGGCGGCACCAGATCGCGTCGCCGCTACGATAATCGCCGATGCTGGCGCTGACATGCACGCCGACCATGCCGTCCGCCGCGATGGGCGCCGGGAAGGTGAGGGCGCGGGTCGGCGCGCGCGCGCCGTCCGGTCCCAGCAGCGCGGCGACCGGCACGTCGCTTTGCCCCGGCATCGCCACCAGTTCGGCGGTCGTCACCCCCAGCGCCAATGCAATCCGGTTCAGCCATTTGACCGACACGGTTCGGGTGCCGGTTTCCAGGCGGCCGATCGTCTGCGCCGTGGTGGGCGGATCGCACAGCGTGCCAACCTGTTCCAGCGTCAAGCCTCTGGCCTTGCGGACTTCGCGGATGCGCGTGATCATTGCGTCCTCATAAATAACCTATCTGGTTTTATCTTTCCTACAAATGATCCGCCATGGCAAGGGCTGATTCCCCGCTCCAGACCCAAAGGAAAGACCGGCATGTCCCATAAGCCCGCCATCAGCCCCGTCGCCAGCCCCGCCGCCAGTCATGTCGAACAGATGATCGAGGATCCGCAGGGCCGCGTGCAAAGCGTGCTGGTCAATCTGGGCGAATCGCCGCTCGCCTGGCTCCATGCGCGCGGTCATTTGAGTGAACGGCACTATCTGGCGGGGGACAGGCTGCGTGCCGATTGGGAGAAAGCGGGGCTGGGCGCGCGCGTGACGATGCGCTGGGACGCGGCACCAAGCACCGGCGGGCGCGGGGCGGCGGGGCAGGCGGTCGACCCGACGCTGACGCAAGTGTCGGCGCGCGAACGGTTCGACGGTGCGATTGGCGCGGCCGGGCCGGGGCTGGCCGACATATTATGGCGCGTCGTGTGCGCAGGCGAAGGGCTGGTCGCGGCGGAAAAGGCATTGGGCTGGCCCAGCCGCGCGGGGAAGCTGGTGCTAACGCTGGCGCTGGATCGGGTGGCGGGCTGGTATCGAGTGGGGTGAGGGAGGGGTCGCAAATGGCCAATGTGGGAGGTTGGGAGCAGGCGTCGTTCTACCCGCAACCGGACGCTTTCCCATATCGTCACCCCAGCGAAGGCTGGGGTCTCAGGCGATGGCAAGATGAGTTTTGCCAAATAGCATTATGGATTGCTTCAGGTCAGACCGTCGCGCGCCTCCGCCTGAGATGCCAGCCTTCGCTGGCATGACGGCGGGGGTAAAATCGCCATCCCCCTAAATAGCCTCTACCCCGCCATCCCGGCGCCGAGCAGAAGCAGCAGTTTGACGTCGATGGCATAGCCCTCCGCGCGCCAGATCGCGACCTGATCGGCAAGCCTGTCTATGCCCACGCGATGGACGATGATGTCTTCGCCATCCACGCCGCCGCCATCGCCGGTGCGTTCAAGATCGAAAGCGCGGAACAGAGTGAAGCTTTCCGACACCATGCCGGGCGAGCTGTAAAATTGCCCCAGCGATTCGAGCCGGGCGGGGCGGTAGCCGGTTTCCTCCTCCAGTTCGCGCGCGGCGGCGATGGTCGCGTCCTCGCCCGCGTCATGATCGCCGACTAGGCCAGCGGGCAATTCGATGCAGCGACGGCCCAGCGGCACGCGATATTGATCGACCAGCAGGATGTGGCGACCGTCCGCCGCTTCGTCGATGGCGACGATGACGGCGGCGTGGATGCCGCGCGCGCGCCCGACATATTCCCATTTGCCGCGCCGCTTGGCGGTGATGAAGCGACCTTCCCACATCACTTCTTCGGGGGCGTTCCGATCCGGGTCTGTCATAATTCGATCAGCCTGTCGGGCAATTCGTTGATGTCGTCATCGGCGCGCGGAAAGTGCGTGGCCAATATTGCGCCGACCTGCCGCACTTCTTCGGCCAGTCCTTCGCCGGGACGACCCGCGCGAATGGCGGTGATGAGCGCCGCCATCGCTTCGCCCCAGACTTGCGGGGCGACCTTGTCGTTGATCGCGCGGTCGGCGACCAGTTCGGCGCGATGTTCGTCGAGCGAGAGGTAGAGCAGCACGCCGGTGCGCCCCTGCGTGCGCGCTTCGACCGCCGAACGGAATAGCAGGATGGCGCGGCGGCGGACCCGGCGCGCCTTGGTCGCGCGCGGGGTCAGCGCCATGCGCAGCGGCGTGATCGCCAGCAGATAACGCACGATCAGGAATTTGAGGAGGAGGAAGCCGAGGACGCCGGTCAGCAGCTTCCAGTCGTCCAGCACATGCTCCCAATCGCGCAGCAGCGAGGAGAGGAGCGCGCGCAACTGCGCCGGAAAAGCCGCCATGATGGACAGGGCCAGAAAGACCGCGCCCGCCGCCCAGCTTAGCCCGACATCATTGTAGGAATCGGAACGGCGCGCGACGATCGTGACGATTTCGCCCGATGTGTGCGCTTCGGCCTGCGCCACCGCAGCGGTGACGAGGGCATGATCGGCTTCATTCAGATGGAGTTGCATTACCAGTCCCCCGAAGCGCCGCCGCCGCCGAAGCTGCCGCCGCCGCCCGAAAAGCCGCCGCCCCCGCCCCAACCGCCACCACCACCGCCGCCCCAGCCCGATCCACCACCACCGCCAAAATCGCCCGGTCCCCACAGGATGATGGGCGGGCCGCCCGATCCGCTGCGATAACGTTGGCCCTTGCCGCCGCCACCGCCGCGCCGACCCGCTGCCATCGCCACGAAGATGACGATCAGGATGATCGCCCAGATAAACAACATGCCGCCACCGCCCCCATTGCCGGAACCCTGACGCTGCGCCGCCTCCGCGGCTGCGGCGCGGGCCTTGGCTTCGTCGGGGGGCAGCAGCATCAGCTTGCCGATCTCGTCCGCGCCTGCGTCTATACCGCCGGGCATGTCGCCTGCCTTGAAGCGCGGAGTAATGGCGGTGCGAATGATCTGGGAGGACAGGGCGTCGGTCAGCACGCCTTCCATGCCGTAACCGACTTCGATCCGTATCTTGCGTTCGGCAGGCGCGACGATCAGCAGCGCGCCGTCATTCTTCGCCTTATCGCCAATGCCCCAGGCACGGCCCAGCCGATAGCCATAGTCGGCAATGTCATAGCCTTGTAAGTCGGGGATCGTCGCCACGACCAGTTGCCGCCCGCTCTGCTGTTCCAGGCCAGCGAGCTTGGCGGTCAGCGCCTGCTCCTGCGCCGGGGACAGCAGGGCAGCATCGTCCACCACCCGCCCGGCCAGTTTGGGGAAAGTCTGCCCCAGCGCTGCGGGCGCGAACGCCAGCAGCGCGAGGACAAGAAGCCAGCGGCGAATCATGCGATCAATTGCCGAAGTCGACCTTGGGCGCTTCTTCCGCGCCGGGCGTGGTTGCCTGGAACGGGGTCATAGGCTTGGCGCCGTGGATGATCTTCGCGCCGATCGCGTCGGGGAAGGTGCGGATGCGGGTGTTATAGGCCTGCACCGCGCCATTATAGTCGCGGATCGACACGGCGATGCGGTTTTCCGTCCCTTCAAGCTGCGATTGCAGCTGGAGGAAATTCTCGTTGCTCTTGAGTTCGGGATAGGCCTCCACCGACGCGAGCAGGCGGCCCAGCCCCTGGCTCAACTGCGCCTGCGCGGCCTGGAACTGCGCGACCTTGGCCGGGTCGGACAGATCCTCTGCATTGACCTGAACCGATGTCGCCTTGGCGCGGGCTTCGGTCACGCGGACCAGCGTATCCTGTTCCTGCTTGCCCGCCGCCTTCACCGTGGCGACGAGGTTGCCGACCAGATTGGAGCGGCGCTGATATTGCGCCTGGACATCGGCCCATTTGGCCTTGGCCTCTTCCTGCGCCGTCGGCACGCTGTTGATGCCACAGGCCGACAGCGCAAATGCGCCGATCAGCGGGAGCAGGGTAGGGGAAAAGCGGCGCAGAAGCGTCATGGAACATCCTCGGCTTTTTGTTTCGTCCTTGAAATAGGGCGTTGTCCCACCGCGCGCAACGGGCCATGCAGGGAATATCTTTAGGCTGAACAAGGGGTTTACCCATGGGACTGATTTCCGAATTCAAGACATTCATCAATCGCGGCAATGTGATGGACCTGGCGGTCGGCGTCATCATCGGCGGGGCATTTGCCACCATCACCAAATCGCTGACCGATGACCTGATCATGCCGGTGGTCGGCTATATTTTCGGCGGGGCCGATTTTTCGGGCTACTTCATCCGGCTGGGCGACGTGCCTGCCGACTTCAAGGGCAATCTGGCCAGCTATGCCGATCTGAAGGCAGCGGGTGTCGCGATGTTCGGTTGGGGCGCGTTCCTGACCACGATGGTCAATTTCCTGATTCTGGCCTTCATCATCTTCCTGTTGATGCGTGCCGTGAACAAGCTGACCGCTGCGCCCGCCGCCGAAGCGGCTGCCCCCGCACCCACGCCGGAGGACGTCATGCTGCTGCGTGAAATTCGCGACTCCTTGAAAAAATAACCGTTTTTGCGACGAAACGAGCGTGCGACGGGAACCATCGGGCGCGCGGCCGGTTGATCGGCGTCAGGGTTTCAGGCGGTGTTCGCTGTGTGAAGCCCTAACCAAATGATGTCTGCCCCAGGGGGCGCAACAGGAGAATACGCCGTGAAAACTTTCGTCAAGATCCTTGGCCTCGCCAGCCTTGTCGCCCTCGCCGCGTGCGATTCCGCCAAGGAAAACCAGGTCGAGAACGCTTACGAGAACAAGGCGGACGCGCTCGAAAACCAGGCCGACAATATGGAAGACATGGCTGATAACTTGACCGGCAGCGCCGAAAATGCGGCTGAAAACGCCGCCGACGCACTGGAAAACAAGGCCGACGCCACGCGCGAAGCCGGCGACAAGGCCGAGGACGCCGTCGAAAAGCAGCAGTAAGCGCTTTTTCAACGAGATTGAGGGGCGTCGTGGCATGGCCACGGCGCCCCTTTTCGTGCGCGTCGTGCGGCCTTTAACGCGGCCTTAACCACGCAACCCCATGGTGATCCGTGCGCGTATCCATGGGACCGGTGGAATGGACGATTTACTTCAGGAATTCATATCCGAGACTCAGGAAACGCTGGAGGCACTGGCGGGGGAGGTCGTGGCGTGGGAAACCGATCCGACCGACCGCGACCGGCTCGACGCGATCTTCCGCTTCTTTCACACGGTCAAGGGCAGCTGTGGCTTCCTGAACCTGCCCCGGTTCGAACGATTGAGCCACGCGGCCGAAGATGTGCTGTCGGACATTCGCGCTGGCAAGAAAGTGGCCGATCCTGCAACGGTCAGCGCGGTGCTGGGCCTGATGGACCGGATCGGCGAATTGGCCGAAGCGGTCGCTGTCGGCGCGGCATTGCCGCATGAGAATGACGATTATCTGATCGCGGCGCTGACAGCGCAGCCCGAACAGCCGGTGCAGGCCGAAGCCAGCGCCGCGCCAGTCGCTGCCCCGCGACAGGGCGGCCAGTCGGGACCGCGCACGATCCGCCTGCCCCTCAGCCTGATCGACCAGTTGATGAACGGCGTGTCGGACATGGTGCTGGCGCGCAACGAATTGTCGCGCAAATTGCGTGAGCGTTCGGTGGACGCCGAACTGGACACAGTGTTCGAGCGGCTTTCCACCTGCGTCGCGGATATGCGCGATGTCATTTCCAAGACGCGGATGCAGCGCGTCGACCGGCTGTTCGCCGCAATTCCGCGCATGGTACGCGATCTTGGCCGTGACCTCGGCAAGCAGATCGACCTGACGCTCGAAGGCGGCGACGTGGAGATGGACCGGGAAATGGTGGAGATGGTCGTCGACCCGCTCACCCATATCGTCCGCAACAGCATCGACCATGGGATTGAAACCCCCGAAGCCCGCCGGGCAGTCGGCAAGCCGGAAATCGGCAAGCTGCGGCTGGAAGCGCGCCAGTCTGGCAACCAGATCGTCATTGCGATCAGCGACGATGGCGCAGGCATCAATAGCGCGCGGCTGGTGGAAAAGGCGATCGGTGCCGGGCGGCTGACGCCTGAAGCAGCGGCGCGGATGACCGATCAGGAGAAGCTCGACCTCATCTTTCACCCCGGCCTGTCGACGGCAAATGCAGTGACGGCGATTTCCGGGCGCGGCGTGGGCATGGACGTGGTTCGCGCCAATGTGGAGCGGATCGGCGGGGTCATCGCGCTGGACAATCATCCGGGGCAGGGGCTGTGCATCACGTTGCGGGTGCCGTTGACGCTGACCATCATTCCGGGCCTGATCGTGCGTGCGGGCGGCTTGCACTTCGCCATCCCGCGTTCGGCGGTCGTGGAGATATTGCACGACAATAACGACACGCTGCGCATCAGCGCGGTCGGCGGGGCCAAGATCGCCGCCATTCGCGGGATCCGCCATTCGATGATCGATCTGGAAGATGTGCTGGGCATGGCCATGCCTGCGCAGTCGGGACCGCGCGCCATCATGGTGGTGCGGTCGGCAACCGGCGTCCCCTTTGCCATGGGCGTGTCGGCCGTGGACAATCATGAGGAACTGGTGATCCGTCCCGCGTCGCCGCTGGTGATGGCGACGGGCGTTTATGCCGGCATGACATTGCCCGACAATGGCAAGCCGATGCTGTTGCTGGATGCGGCGGGGCTGGCCAGTGCGGCCGGCCTGACCAACATCATAGACGATCGCGCAGCCAAGGCGCTGGAGGAACAAGCCGATGCGCAGAGCGGCGTCGAAATGGTCGCTGCGCTGCGGTTCGAGGAATGTTCGGGCGAACGCCGCCTGCTCAAGCTGTCGTTGATCGAACGGGTCGAGGATATCGACGTGACCCTGTTCGGCCGGTCGGGCGGTCGCGCCTTCGTGCGGCTGGACGGGCGGCTGGTGCCGGTGGCCAATGGCCTGTCGAATTTCGATGGCGCAAAGGTTTCGGCCCTGCGCCTGCGCGATGGTCAGCGCGAAGCCTGCTATCCGGTCGCCGCAGTGCTGGACATCGTCCAGATGCCGATGGTGCCGGACATGGTGGCTATGCACGGCATATTGAGCGGCGTTGCGGTCATCGATGGCGAACATCTGGAAGTCGTCAATCCTTTCGCCCTGTTCGCCGGGCTGCCTGACGATGCGATCGTGGAGCGGGCGCGCGGCCGGTGCGTGCTGGCAGATGGTGACGATGGCTGGACGCGCGAGATATTGGCGCCGTTGCTGCGGCAGGCGGGGCATGAAGTGGTGCTGGGCCTGCCCGGTGATGCAGCAGTGGATCCGGGCGACGTGGTGCTATGCACCGGCGCAGATGCCGCGCAGGCCGCCGGGATCATGGCCGATCTGGTCGGTTGCCGGGTCGTCCACCTGCGCGCGTCGCCGCGCGCCACCGGGCCGCAGGATGGCAGCATCTATCGTTACGATCAGGACGCGCTGATGGCAGCGATCGGACGGGGATAGGATCATGGACAGACTATATCTTTTCGCAACGCTGGCCGACACGCGCATCGCCGTGGAAACGGGCGAGGTGGAGGCCGTCGTGAAGCTGACCGATGTGTCGCCGGTGCCGGGCATGGGCGCGCATGTCGCGGGCCTTTCCGCCCTGCGCAGCCGGGTGCTGACCATCATCGATGTCGCGGCGTTGATCCATGGCGTGCCGACTGCGCCCGAACGGCGCGGCCTGGCGATCATCGCCAATATCAGCGGCCACAGCTATGGCCTGATGGTCGATGGCGTAACGGACATATGTCGCGTGCCGGAGGGTGAACTGCCCCTGCGCGGTCAGCTGGACGCGGTCTGGGCGCCCTATGCGCGCGCCATTGTCGAGCATGACGGCCAGCCCTGGCTGCTGGTGTCGCTCGCTGGTTTCATCGAAGGAGGCGGCCTGGCGCAGGCCGCCTGATAAATCGTCATTATCGAACAGAAAAACCGGCGCGTTTACCAATTGCTTGGCTTTGCCGGCTATGCTGATCATCCGGCCCATTGAACCGGGACGTATAAAATAAAGGGACGCTTCATGAAGAATTGCCTGGTCGTCGACGATTCGAAGGTCATCCGCAAGGTGGCTCGCCACATTCTGGAATCACTCGACCTGACCGTCAGCGAAGCGGTGGACGGGCAGGATGCCCTGACCCAGTGCGAGGCTTCCGCCCCGGACGTGGTCCTGCTCGACTGGAACATGCCGGTCATGAGCGGGATGGAGTTTCTCCAGGCGCTGTCGAGCGCGAAGATGGCGGCGCGGCCCAAGATCATTTTCTGCACCACCGAAAACGGCATCAGCCATATCAAGGCAGCGGTCGAGGCCGGGGCGGACGAATATGTGATGAAGCCGTTCGATCGTGAAACGCTGGAAAGCAAACTGGCGATCGTCGGCGTCATCTAGCCGGGCGGCCTGCCTGCCCTGTTCAAGGAGTATTCCCAGCCTTCCCTTCATCTTTCGTGCGGAAAGACCCGTGATGACCGTCAACATGCCGATCATGACCAGTGACAGGAGCGCGCGCACGCAGGTGCGCACTTTGGTTGTGGACGATTCGGTCGTCGTGCGAACCGTGATCGAGCGTATCCTGAACGCCGATCCGGCCTATGCCGTGGTCCATAAGGCCAGCAATGCCGAACAGGCGCTGGGCTATGTCGCCGACAATGATGTCGATCTGGTGCTGTTGGACATCGAATTGCCGGGGCAGAGCGGGCTGGCCGCGCTGCCCGCCATTCTGCGCGCCAACGGGCAGGTGAAGGTCGCGATCCTTTCGGGCAAGTGCGAGGAAGGCAGCGCGGCGGCGATCGAGGCGCTGGCGCTGGGCGCAAGCGACATCGTGTCGAAGCCGGGCAGCGGCAGTTTCGGCGAAAATTTCCCCCAGGCACTGATCGAACGGCTCAACCGGCTGTTTGCCGACAGGCCCGCGCCGCAGGCACCATCGCGCCCGGCGATGCCGCCGGTGGTACAGCCTGCCGCGCAACCGATCGCGTGCCTGGGCATTGGCGCATCGACGGGCGGCATTCATGCGCTGGCGCAGCTTTTTGCGGGCCTTGCCGCACCGCTGGGCGTGCCGGTGTTGCTGACCCAGCATCTGCCGGCAAGCTTCACTGTCTATTTCGCGCAACAACTGGCGCGGATGACCAGCCTGAAAGTGCATGTCGCGCAAACCGGCGATACGCTGATGCCCGATACCGTCTATGTCGCGCCGGGTGACGCCAATCTGATATTGCGGCGGGGATTGCACGGGCGGGTGACGATCATCTTAAACTCCGAACGCACGCCTGCGGGCAATTTGCCCGGTGTCGATCCGATGTTCGCCAGCATGGCCGACGTCTATGGCGCGGGTGCCGCCGGGGTCGTGCTGACCGGCATGGGGCGCGACGGGACCGTGGGAGCGCGCGACATCGTGGCCGCTGGCGGCTGGATCGTGGCGCAGGATGAAGCGAGCAGCGTGGTGTGGGGAATGCCGGGATCGGTCGCGGGGGCAGGGTTGACCTGCGCCGTGATGGAACCGCAGGCGATCATGGATTTCGTCGCAAGACGCGGGAAGGTTTTTGTTTGATGGTCATGCCGCCGCCCTCCGCTTCTGCTGCGTTTCAGGGGGCCGCGCGCGTCCTGTCGGGCCTGCTGGAAGCGCGCACCGGGCAGATATTGTCGGAAGGGCGCGCATGGCGGATGGAAACCGCGCTGCGCCCGGTCATGCGGACCCATGGCCTGACCGACATGGACGAACTGGCCGCCCGTTTGCTGCGCAAGGGGGATACGGGGCTGGAAGCCGATGTGGTCAACGCGCTGCTCAACAATGAAAGCAGCTTCTTTCGCGACCTCCAGATTTTCGACATGATTCACCGCCAGATCCTGCCCGCCATCCACGCCGATCGGCCGGATCGGACGCTGCGGATCTGGAGCGCAGGCTGTTCGACGGGGCAGGAGGCCTATTCGCTGGCGATCCGCCTGCGTAACGACGCCGCGCGCTGGAGCGGGTGGCGGATCGAGATATTGGCGACCGACATTTCCACCGCCGCGATCGAGCAGGCGCGATCGGGCATATTTTCGCAGATGGACGTACAGCGCGGCCTGGGCGTCGGCGACCTCATCAAATGGTTCGAACCTGCGGGGGAAGATTGGCGGGCCAGCCCCGAACTGCGCCGGATGATCGATTTCCGCCACGATAATCTGTTCGATGCCAAGGCGCCGAGCGGTGCCTACGACCTGCTGCTATGCCGCAACGTGCTGCTCTACTTCACGCCGGAACGGCGGCAGGCGGTGTTGCAATTGCTGGGTCGGCACAGCCATGCCCGGTCGATATTGCTGCTGGGCGCGGGCGAAACCGTGATTGGCCATGGCGATGATTTCACCGCCCATCCCGATTTCCGCGGCGGCTATGCGCGGCAGGCGGCCGTGCCGGACGGGACGATGGGCCGGGTGCGGCGCGCGGGGTAACTGCGCAACGCGCTTGATTGCCGTGCGGCTCTGCGTCATTGTCCCTGTCAACGTGGCTTCTGGTGAAGCTGGCCGTAAAGGACGCAATGCGTTGGATGCTCTGGTAACTGGCCTTTCCCGATGACCGACATGCCGATGATCGAAACGCCGTCGCCCAATTTCGATGAGCGCAGCCTGCCCATCACCATGCTGGTGCTGCACTATACCGGGATGCCGGATGCTGCGAGCGCGATCAACTGGCTGGCCAATCCCGAATCCAAAGTGTCGGCCCATTATGTCGTGACCGAAGATGGCCAGATCATCCGCATGGTCGATGAAGCCAAGCGGGCGTGGCACGCGGGCCGATCGCACTGGCGCGGGATGGACGACATCAACAGCGCCAGCATCGGCATAGAGATCGTCAATCCGGGGCATGAATGGGGCTATCGCCCTTTCCCCGAAGCGCAGATGGGGTCGTTGATCCCGCTGGTCCATGCCATCGTCCAGCGCCATGGCATCACGCGCGGCAATATCGTCGGCCACAGCGACATTGCGCCCGCGCGCAAGCAGGATCCGGGCGAGCTGTTCCCCTGGGCGCAACTGGCGCGGTTGCGGCTGGCGCTGCCGCGCCCGACCAAGAATCTGATGGACCCGCACTGGACCGACAGCGGCTTCATGCTGGCGCTGGAACGCTTTGGCTATGACATTGCCGATCCGCAGGCCGCGGTGGTCGCATTCCAGCGTCGCTTCCGTCCAGAAGTAATCGACGGGGTGATTTGTGGCGAATGTCGCGCC encodes:
- a CDS encoding DUF6456 domain-containing protein produces the protein MSHKPAISPVASPAASHVEQMIEDPQGRVQSVLVNLGESPLAWLHARGHLSERHYLAGDRLRADWEKAGLGARVTMRWDAAPSTGGRGAAGQAVDPTLTQVSARERFDGAIGAAGPGLADILWRVVCAGEGLVAAEKALGWPSRAGKLVLTLALDRVAGWYRVG
- a CDS encoding TPM domain-containing protein → MIRRWLLVLALLAFAPAALGQTFPKLAGRVVDDAALLSPAQEQALTAKLAGLEQQSGRQLVVATIPDLQGYDIADYGYRLGRAWGIGDKAKNDGALLIVAPAERKIRIEVGYGMEGVLTDALSSQIIRTAITPRFKAGDMPGGIDAGADEIGKLMLLPPDEAKARAAAAEAAQRQGSGNGGGGGMLFIWAIILIVIFVAMAAGRRGGGGGKGQRYRSGSGGPPIILWGPGDFGGGGGSGWGGGGGGGWGGGGGFSGGGGSFGGGGASGDW
- a CDS encoding NUDIX hydrolase; translation: MTDPDRNAPEEVMWEGRFITAKRRGKWEYVGRARGIHAAVIVAIDEAADGRHILLVDQYRVPLGRRCIELPAGLVGDHDAGEDATIAAARELEEETGYRPARLESLGQFYSSPGMVSESFTLFRAFDLERTGDGGGVDGEDIIVHRVGIDRLADQVAIWRAEGYAIDVKLLLLLGAGMAG
- the mscL gene encoding large conductance mechanosensitive channel protein MscL, with amino-acid sequence MGLISEFKTFINRGNVMDLAVGVIIGGAFATITKSLTDDLIMPVVGYIFGGADFSGYFIRLGDVPADFKGNLASYADLKAAGVAMFGWGAFLTTMVNFLILAFIIFLLMRAVNKLTAAPAAEAAAPAPTPEDVMLLREIRDSLKK
- a CDS encoding LemA family protein, which codes for MTLLRRFSPTLLPLIGAFALSACGINSVPTAQEEAKAKWADVQAQYQRRSNLVGNLVATVKAAGKQEQDTLVRVTEARAKATSVQVNAEDLSDPAKVAQFQAAQAQLSQGLGRLLASVEAYPELKSNENFLQLQSQLEGTENRIAVSIRDYNGAVQAYNTRIRTFPDAIGAKIIHGAKPMTPFQATTPGAEEAPKVDFGN
- a CDS encoding TPM domain-containing protein is translated as MQLHLNEADHALVTAAVAQAEAHTSGEIVTIVARRSDSYNDVGLSWAAGAVFLALSIMAAFPAQLRALLSSLLRDWEHVLDDWKLLTGVLGFLLLKFLIVRYLLAITPLRMALTPRATKARRVRRRAILLFRSAVEARTQGRTGVLLYLSLDEHRAELVADRAINDKVAPQVWGEAMAALITAIRAGRPGEGLAEEVRQVGAILATHFPRADDDINELPDRLIEL
- a CDS encoding chemotaxis protein CheA; the protein is MDDLLQEFISETQETLEALAGEVVAWETDPTDRDRLDAIFRFFHTVKGSCGFLNLPRFERLSHAAEDVLSDIRAGKKVADPATVSAVLGLMDRIGELAEAVAVGAALPHENDDYLIAALTAQPEQPVQAEASAAPVAAPRQGGQSGPRTIRLPLSLIDQLMNGVSDMVLARNELSRKLRERSVDAELDTVFERLSTCVADMRDVISKTRMQRVDRLFAAIPRMVRDLGRDLGKQIDLTLEGGDVEMDREMVEMVVDPLTHIVRNSIDHGIETPEARRAVGKPEIGKLRLEARQSGNQIVIAISDDGAGINSARLVEKAIGAGRLTPEAAARMTDQEKLDLIFHPGLSTANAVTAISGRGVGMDVVRANVERIGGVIALDNHPGQGLCITLRVPLTLTIIPGLIVRAGGLHFAIPRSAVVEILHDNNDTLRISAVGGAKIAAIRGIRHSMIDLEDVLGMAMPAQSGPRAIMVVRSATGVPFAMGVSAVDNHEELVIRPASPLVMATGVYAGMTLPDNGKPMLLLDAAGLASAAGLTNIIDDRAAKALEEQADAQSGVEMVAALRFEECSGERRLLKLSLIERVEDIDVTLFGRSGGRAFVRLDGRLVPVANGLSNFDGAKVSALRLRDGQREACYPVAAVLDIVQMPMVPDMVAMHGILSGVAVIDGEHLEVVNPFALFAGLPDDAIVERARGRCVLADGDDGWTREILAPLLRQAGHEVVLGLPGDAAVDPGDVVLCTGADAAQAAGIMADLVGCRVVHLRASPRATGPQDGSIYRYDQDALMAAIGRG
- a CDS encoding glycosyltransferase, which produces MTLNVLMLSTLFPDISRPNFGVFVERQARELASRAEADVTVIAPLGIPPWPLSLAPHYAQLRALPRKERWRELTVHRPTFPIIPKVGGRTNVWTMTRAILPLVKKLHAQRPFDVIDASFFFPDGPVAQRLSRALGIPYSVKARGADIHHWGTQRGTRAMVRQAGNEAAGLLAVSGAMRRSMAKMGMDADKIRVHYTGVDLDTFEITDRAAAKAALSFNGPVVLCVGALIPRKGQDLLARALPLLPDVTLLLAGQGQYRRNIESLAQELGVDRRIGFLGSVPHHKLPRIFAAADVMALPSASEGLANAWVESLACGTPIVISDVGGARELLDRPEAGQIVAREPEAIAAAIRAILDDPPEQEKVREAALRFTWAANGDALLAHLQGIAAAS
- a CDS encoding chemotaxis protein CheW encodes the protein MDRLYLFATLADTRIAVETGEVEAVVKLTDVSPVPGMGAHVAGLSALRSRVLTIIDVAALIHGVPTAPERRGLAIIANISGHSYGLMVDGVTDICRVPEGELPLRGQLDAVWAPYARAIVEHDGQPWLLVSLAGFIEGGGLAQAA
- a CDS encoding helix-turn-helix domain-containing protein; the encoded protein is MITRIREVRKARGLTLEQVGTLCDPPTTAQTIGRLETGTRTVSVKWLNRIALALGVTTAELVAMPGQSDVPVAALLGPDGARAPTRALTFPAPIAADGMVGVHVSASIGDYRSGDAIWCRRIAPDDFASALNRDILLPRPAGRFLFGRLIGREGDRLQLLPLGSGARQLVLTDPPWAAVAEQLVRRL